A DNA window from Vigna angularis cultivar LongXiaoDou No.4 chromosome 1, ASM1680809v1, whole genome shotgun sequence contains the following coding sequences:
- the LOC108329436 gene encoding formin-like protein 13 isoform X1, whose amino-acid sequence MLRKLFFRKPPDGLLEICERVHVFDCCFTTDAWKEGNYNYKEYMDGIVGQLKENSPDASILIFNFREEGTESQMASIMSEHDITIMDYPLHYQGVPVLKMELIHHFLRSSESWLSLGQNNVLLMHCEPGGWPVLAFILAALLIYRKAYTGEQRTLDMVYRQAPHELLHLLSPLNPIPSQLRYLLYVSRRNVALDWPPLDRALMLDCIILRLFPNFDSEGGCHPVFRVYGQDPFNADKVHKMLYSTPKRGKNVGAFKQGECELIKIDINCHIQGDVVIETINFNGDMERERMMFRIMFNTAFVRSNILMLNRDEIDILWDAKDHFPNDFRVEILFSEMDAAIVVADRTSCFEEKDGLPMEAFAKVQEIFSHVDWMNPKADVALNALQLISDSTMNDSLDEKDPRTPQGNLNEEVRSSFSTKTPPVTDMSRKEDNTNKFEGIPQQPGTPNNICQESARSSKRTSESNKCPTRPTNLDIKQQAPHPAVSSTDTSFSPRTPPLRPQSTSAKEAHDSPRQTESPPSYYVVPLQSKHQSQDRSHSSISIPTPDTQLSPTFHSKSLADTISCPSASTITSTQSSPSLSSKNVDEIPPIKTRIESSPSRPPTPPPPPTPPLNDYRRVRATPPPPPPPPPIPPKKELHVKAGPHPSPLSHMNVEPQVRDGPSPPLSLKEEQPTRFKPPCLSGQVAGFTIVPPPPPPPPPLSSEVLYSNCTNSSLQKSIAPSPPPGAPAPPPPPGAPAPPPPPGAPAPPPPPGAPAPPPPPGAPAPSSPPGAPAPPPPPGAPAPPPPPGAPAPPPPPGAPAAPPPPMPFGKGGLKSGSPFPGSHSVNARSSSPTNLKGVLSRTINSKNNAKRLKPLHWLKLSRAVQGSLWAETPKSGEASKAPEIDMSELENLFSAAVPTSGIAKKSNVQSSAGPKSEKVQLIEHRRAYNCEIMLSQVKVPLHDLMTSVLALEDSALDSDQVENLIKFCPTKEEMELLKGYNGEREKLGRCEQFLMELMKVPRVESKLRVFSFKIQFRSQVSDLRKSLVIVNAASEEIRNSVKLKRIMHTILSLGNALNQGTARGSAIGFRLDSLLKLTETRARDKKLTLMHYLCKVLVDKLPEVLDFSNDLSDLEPAAKIQLKFLAEEMQAINKGLEKVIQELSTAESDGPISETFCKKLKEFLGSAEAEVRSLASLYSTVGRNVDALILYFGEDPSRCPFEQVASTLLNFTRMFNKAHEENCKQLELEMKKTENEKKKCESERILPTPIPTGQNQVWCIVFLRSMYSEWAQVVVADIDNQNEEDCVAVQC is encoded by the exons ATGCTCCGCAAATTGTTCTTCCGCAAGCCTCCAGATGGCCTCCTCGAGATCTGCGAGAGAGTTCACG TTTTTGATTGCTGCTTCACCACGGATGCATGGAAAGAAGGGAATTACAATTACAAAGAATACATGGACGGGATAGTTGGTCAACTTAAGGAGAACTCGCCTGATGCTTCgattcttattttcaattttcgcGAGGAAGGTACCGAGAGTCAGATGGCAAGTATAATGTCTGAGCATGACATTACTATCATGGACTATCCTTTGCACTACCAAGGTGTTCCCGTGCTAAAAATGGAGCTCATCCACCACTTTCTGAGGTCTAGTGAAAGCTGGCTCTCGCTTGGGCAAAATAATGTGTTGCTGATGCATTGTGAACCTGGTGGTTGGCCTGTTTTGGCTTTCATTTTGGCTGCATTGTTGATTTATAGAAAGGCTTATACTGGGGAGCAGAGGACTCTCGATATGGTTTACAGGCAGGCTCCTCACGAGCTTTTGCATTTGTTGTCACCGTTGAATCCTATCCCTTCCCAACTGAGGTATCTGCTGTATGTTTCCAGGAGGAATGTGGCCTTAGATTGGCCTCCTCTGGACAGGGCACTTATGTTGGACTGCATCATTCTCAGACTCTTCCCAAACTTTGACAGTGAAGGTGGTTGCCATCCCGTGTTTAGAGTTTATGGACAAGATCCCTTTAATGCTGATAAAGTTCACAAAATGTTGTACTCAACGCCGAAAAGAGGCAAAAATGTTGGGGCCTTTAAGCAG GGAGAGTGTGAacttattaaaattgatatcaattgccATATTCAAGGTGACGTTGTCATTGAGACTATTAACTTTAATGGTGACATGGAGCGTGAAAGGATGATGTTTCGAATCATGTTTAACACAGCCTTTGTTAGATCTAATATTTTGATGCTTAACCGGGATGAAATTGACATTTTATGGGATGCTAAAGATCACTTTCCAAACGATTTTAGAGTTGAG ATCCTTTTCTCAGAGATGGATGCTGCAATAGTTGTTGCCGATAGGACCTCATGCTTTGAGGAGAAGGATGGACTACCAATGGAAGCATTTGCCAAGGTTCAAGAGATCTTTAGCCATGTAGACTGGATGAACCCCAAGGCAGATGTTGCCTTAAATGCTCTCCAACTTATAAGTGATTCAACTATGAATGATAGCTTAGATGAAAAAGATCCTAGAACGCCCCAAGGGAATTTGAATGAAGAGGTACGGTCTTCATTCTCAACCAAGACACCCCCAGTTACTGATATGAGTAGAAAAGAGGACAATACCAACAAGTTCGAGGGTATTCCGCAGCAACCTGGTACACCTAACAATATTTGTCAAGAGTCAGCCAGATCTTCTAAAAGGACCTCGGAATCCAATAAATGTCCAACAAGACCTACAAATCTTGACATAAAACAGCAAGCACCTCATCCTGCCGTATCTTCTACCGATACTTCTTTTTCCCCTCGAACACCTCCTTTGAGGCCTCAATCCACTAGTGCTAAAGAAGCTCATGATTCTCCTCGCCAAACAGAATCGCCCCCTTCTTATTATGTTGTGCCTTTGCAATCAAAACACCAATCACAAGACAGAAGTCATTCATCTATTTCTATCCCTACACCTGACACCCAATTGTCACCTACTTTTCATAGCAAGTCACTGGCTGACACCATTTCCTGTCCTTCAGCTTCAACAATTACTTCAACCCAATCATCTCCTTCACTTTCTTCCAAAAATGTGGATGAGATTCCTCCTATTAAAACAAGAATAGAGTCTTCCCCTTCACGACCTCCAACTCCGCCTCCTCCACCCACTCCTCCATTAAATGATTATAGACGAGTTCGAGCTACAccacctcctccaccaccacctcctcctATTCCTCCAAAGAAAGAACTACATGTTAAAGCTGGACCCCATCCTTCTCCTCTATCACATATGAATGTGGAGCCACAGGTTAGAGATGGACCCTCTCCTCCCCTTTCTCTAAAAGAGGAGCAACCTACTAGGTTTAAACCTCCTTGTCTCTCTGGGCAAGTTGCAGGTTTTACTATAGTAccacctccacctccacctccacctccacTTTCAAGTGAAGTACTTTACTCAAATTGCACTAATTCATCATTGCAAAAATCTATAGCTCCTTCCCCTCCTCCTGGGGCACCTGCCCCTCCCCCTCCTCCCGGGGCACCTGCCCCTCCCCCTCCTCCCGGGGCACCTGCCCCTCCCCCTCCTCCCGGGGCACCTGCCCCTCCCCCTCCTCCTGGGGCACCTGCCCCTTCCTCTCCTCCTGGGGCACCTGCTCCTCCCCCTCCTCCTGGGGCGCCTGCTCCTCCCCCTCCTCCTGGTGCACCTGCTCCTCCACCTCCACCTGGAGCACCTGCTGCTCCACCTCCTCCAATGCCCTTTGGTAAAGGAGGTCTGAAATCAGGCAGTCCTTTTCCAGGATCTCATTCTGTGAACGCTCGATCTAGTTCACCAACTAACTTGAAGGGAGTTTTATCGCGAACAATTAACTCAAAGAATAACGCAAAAAGGTTGAAGCCTTTGCATTGGTTGAAACTATCTAGAGCAGTGCAAGGAAGTTTGTGGGCAGAGACACCGAAGTCTGGTGAAGCTTCCAA GGCCCCAGAGATTGATATGTCAGAGCTTGAGAATCTCTTCTCAGCAGCAGTCCCAACTTCAGGTATTGCCAAAAAGTCAAATGTCCAAAGCTCAGCTGGGCCTAAATCTGAAAAAGTGCAACTG ATTGAGCATAGGCGAGCATATAACTGTGAAATCATGCTTTCCCAAGTGAAAGTTCCGTTGCACGATTTAATG ACCTCAGTACTAGCACTGGAAGATTCAGCACTGGACTCTGATCAGGTTGAGAACCTCATAAAGTTCTGTCCAACAAAAGAGGAAATGGAATTACTCAAG GGTTATAACGGGGAAAGGGAGAAGTTAGGAAGATGTGAACAG TTCTTAATGGAATTGATGAAAGTACCACGAGTGGAATCCAAGCTCAGAGTTTTTTCATTCAAGATTCAATTTCGCTCTCAG GTTTCTGACCTAAGAAAGAGCCTGGTTATTGTGAATGCTGCTTCAGAAGAG aTCAGGAATTCAGTCAAACTAAAGAGAATTATGCATACAATACTTTCTTTAGGAAATGCTTTGAACCAAGGAACTGCCAGGG GTTCTGCTATTGGATTCAGATTGGATAGCCTTCTTAAACTAACCGAGACACGGGCACGGGACAAAAAGTTGACTCTTATGCATTATCTTTGTAAG GTGCTAGTTGACAAACTGCCGGAAGTCCTAGACTTCTCCAACGATCTTTCTGACCTAGAGCCAGCAGCAAAG ATCCAATTGAAGTTTTTGGCTGAGGAGATGCAAGCTATAAACAAAGGATTAGAAAAAGTAATACAGGAACTCTCAACTGCTGAAAGTGATGGGCCTATATCAGAAACTTTCTGCAAG AAACTGAAAGAGTTCCTCGGTTCTGCTGAAGCTGAAGTCCGCTCACTGGCTTCACTATATTCAACCGTG GGTAGGAACGTGGATGCATTGATTCTCTATTTTGGTGAAGATCCATCTCGTTGCCCATTTGAGCAAG TCGCGTCAACTTTGCTCAACTTTACCAGGATGTTCAACAAAGCCCATGAAGAAAACTGCAAGCAGCTAGAACTTGAAATGAAGAAAactgaaaatgagaaaaagaaatgtgAATCAGAAAGGATTTTACCTACACCTATCCCGACTG GACAAAACCAGGTCTGGTGTATAGTGTTTTTGAGGAGCATGTATAGTGAGTGGGCACAAGTAGTAGTAGCTGACATTGATAACCAAAACGAAGAGGACTGCGTTGCAGTGCAATGTTAG
- the LOC108329436 gene encoding formin-like protein 13 isoform X2, with protein MLRKLFFRKPPDGLLEICERVHVFDCCFTTDAWKEGNYNYKEYMDGIVGQLKENSPDASILIFNFREEGTESQMASIMSEHDITIMDYPLHYQGVPVLKMELIHHFLRSSESWLSLGQNNVLLMHCEPGGWPVLAFILAALLIYRKAYTGEQRTLDMVYRRNVALDWPPLDRALMLDCIILRLFPNFDSEGGCHPVFRVYGQDPFNADKVHKMLYSTPKRGKNVGAFKQGECELIKIDINCHIQGDVVIETINFNGDMERERMMFRIMFNTAFVRSNILMLNRDEIDILWDAKDHFPNDFRVEILFSEMDAAIVVADRTSCFEEKDGLPMEAFAKVQEIFSHVDWMNPKADVALNALQLISDSTMNDSLDEKDPRTPQGNLNEEVRSSFSTKTPPVTDMSRKEDNTNKFEGIPQQPGTPNNICQESARSSKRTSESNKCPTRPTNLDIKQQAPHPAVSSTDTSFSPRTPPLRPQSTSAKEAHDSPRQTESPPSYYVVPLQSKHQSQDRSHSSISIPTPDTQLSPTFHSKSLADTISCPSASTITSTQSSPSLSSKNVDEIPPIKTRIESSPSRPPTPPPPPTPPLNDYRRVRATPPPPPPPPPIPPKKELHVKAGPHPSPLSHMNVEPQVRDGPSPPLSLKEEQPTRFKPPCLSGQVAGFTIVPPPPPPPPPLSSEVLYSNCTNSSLQKSIAPSPPPGAPAPPPPPGAPAPPPPPGAPAPPPPPGAPAPPPPPGAPAPSSPPGAPAPPPPPGAPAPPPPPGAPAPPPPPGAPAAPPPPMPFGKGGLKSGSPFPGSHSVNARSSSPTNLKGVLSRTINSKNNAKRLKPLHWLKLSRAVQGSLWAETPKSGEASKAPEIDMSELENLFSAAVPTSGIAKKSNVQSSAGPKSEKVQLIEHRRAYNCEIMLSQVKVPLHDLMTSVLALEDSALDSDQVENLIKFCPTKEEMELLKGYNGEREKLGRCEQFLMELMKVPRVESKLRVFSFKIQFRSQVSDLRKSLVIVNAASEEIRNSVKLKRIMHTILSLGNALNQGTARGSAIGFRLDSLLKLTETRARDKKLTLMHYLCKVLVDKLPEVLDFSNDLSDLEPAAKIQLKFLAEEMQAINKGLEKVIQELSTAESDGPISETFCKKLKEFLGSAEAEVRSLASLYSTVGRNVDALILYFGEDPSRCPFEQVASTLLNFTRMFNKAHEENCKQLELEMKKTENEKKKCESERILPTPIPTGQNQVWCIVFLRSMYSEWAQVVVADIDNQNEEDCVAVQC; from the exons ATGCTCCGCAAATTGTTCTTCCGCAAGCCTCCAGATGGCCTCCTCGAGATCTGCGAGAGAGTTCACG TTTTTGATTGCTGCTTCACCACGGATGCATGGAAAGAAGGGAATTACAATTACAAAGAATACATGGACGGGATAGTTGGTCAACTTAAGGAGAACTCGCCTGATGCTTCgattcttattttcaattttcgcGAGGAAGGTACCGAGAGTCAGATGGCAAGTATAATGTCTGAGCATGACATTACTATCATGGACTATCCTTTGCACTACCAAGGTGTTCCCGTGCTAAAAATGGAGCTCATCCACCACTTTCTGAGGTCTAGTGAAAGCTGGCTCTCGCTTGGGCAAAATAATGTGTTGCTGATGCATTGTGAACCTGGTGGTTGGCCTGTTTTGGCTTTCATTTTGGCTGCATTGTTGATTTATAGAAAGGCTTATACTGGGGAGCAGAGGACTCTCGATATGGTTTACAG GAGGAATGTGGCCTTAGATTGGCCTCCTCTGGACAGGGCACTTATGTTGGACTGCATCATTCTCAGACTCTTCCCAAACTTTGACAGTGAAGGTGGTTGCCATCCCGTGTTTAGAGTTTATGGACAAGATCCCTTTAATGCTGATAAAGTTCACAAAATGTTGTACTCAACGCCGAAAAGAGGCAAAAATGTTGGGGCCTTTAAGCAG GGAGAGTGTGAacttattaaaattgatatcaattgccATATTCAAGGTGACGTTGTCATTGAGACTATTAACTTTAATGGTGACATGGAGCGTGAAAGGATGATGTTTCGAATCATGTTTAACACAGCCTTTGTTAGATCTAATATTTTGATGCTTAACCGGGATGAAATTGACATTTTATGGGATGCTAAAGATCACTTTCCAAACGATTTTAGAGTTGAG ATCCTTTTCTCAGAGATGGATGCTGCAATAGTTGTTGCCGATAGGACCTCATGCTTTGAGGAGAAGGATGGACTACCAATGGAAGCATTTGCCAAGGTTCAAGAGATCTTTAGCCATGTAGACTGGATGAACCCCAAGGCAGATGTTGCCTTAAATGCTCTCCAACTTATAAGTGATTCAACTATGAATGATAGCTTAGATGAAAAAGATCCTAGAACGCCCCAAGGGAATTTGAATGAAGAGGTACGGTCTTCATTCTCAACCAAGACACCCCCAGTTACTGATATGAGTAGAAAAGAGGACAATACCAACAAGTTCGAGGGTATTCCGCAGCAACCTGGTACACCTAACAATATTTGTCAAGAGTCAGCCAGATCTTCTAAAAGGACCTCGGAATCCAATAAATGTCCAACAAGACCTACAAATCTTGACATAAAACAGCAAGCACCTCATCCTGCCGTATCTTCTACCGATACTTCTTTTTCCCCTCGAACACCTCCTTTGAGGCCTCAATCCACTAGTGCTAAAGAAGCTCATGATTCTCCTCGCCAAACAGAATCGCCCCCTTCTTATTATGTTGTGCCTTTGCAATCAAAACACCAATCACAAGACAGAAGTCATTCATCTATTTCTATCCCTACACCTGACACCCAATTGTCACCTACTTTTCATAGCAAGTCACTGGCTGACACCATTTCCTGTCCTTCAGCTTCAACAATTACTTCAACCCAATCATCTCCTTCACTTTCTTCCAAAAATGTGGATGAGATTCCTCCTATTAAAACAAGAATAGAGTCTTCCCCTTCACGACCTCCAACTCCGCCTCCTCCACCCACTCCTCCATTAAATGATTATAGACGAGTTCGAGCTACAccacctcctccaccaccacctcctcctATTCCTCCAAAGAAAGAACTACATGTTAAAGCTGGACCCCATCCTTCTCCTCTATCACATATGAATGTGGAGCCACAGGTTAGAGATGGACCCTCTCCTCCCCTTTCTCTAAAAGAGGAGCAACCTACTAGGTTTAAACCTCCTTGTCTCTCTGGGCAAGTTGCAGGTTTTACTATAGTAccacctccacctccacctccacctccacTTTCAAGTGAAGTACTTTACTCAAATTGCACTAATTCATCATTGCAAAAATCTATAGCTCCTTCCCCTCCTCCTGGGGCACCTGCCCCTCCCCCTCCTCCCGGGGCACCTGCCCCTCCCCCTCCTCCCGGGGCACCTGCCCCTCCCCCTCCTCCCGGGGCACCTGCCCCTCCCCCTCCTCCTGGGGCACCTGCCCCTTCCTCTCCTCCTGGGGCACCTGCTCCTCCCCCTCCTCCTGGGGCGCCTGCTCCTCCCCCTCCTCCTGGTGCACCTGCTCCTCCACCTCCACCTGGAGCACCTGCTGCTCCACCTCCTCCAATGCCCTTTGGTAAAGGAGGTCTGAAATCAGGCAGTCCTTTTCCAGGATCTCATTCTGTGAACGCTCGATCTAGTTCACCAACTAACTTGAAGGGAGTTTTATCGCGAACAATTAACTCAAAGAATAACGCAAAAAGGTTGAAGCCTTTGCATTGGTTGAAACTATCTAGAGCAGTGCAAGGAAGTTTGTGGGCAGAGACACCGAAGTCTGGTGAAGCTTCCAA GGCCCCAGAGATTGATATGTCAGAGCTTGAGAATCTCTTCTCAGCAGCAGTCCCAACTTCAGGTATTGCCAAAAAGTCAAATGTCCAAAGCTCAGCTGGGCCTAAATCTGAAAAAGTGCAACTG ATTGAGCATAGGCGAGCATATAACTGTGAAATCATGCTTTCCCAAGTGAAAGTTCCGTTGCACGATTTAATG ACCTCAGTACTAGCACTGGAAGATTCAGCACTGGACTCTGATCAGGTTGAGAACCTCATAAAGTTCTGTCCAACAAAAGAGGAAATGGAATTACTCAAG GGTTATAACGGGGAAAGGGAGAAGTTAGGAAGATGTGAACAG TTCTTAATGGAATTGATGAAAGTACCACGAGTGGAATCCAAGCTCAGAGTTTTTTCATTCAAGATTCAATTTCGCTCTCAG GTTTCTGACCTAAGAAAGAGCCTGGTTATTGTGAATGCTGCTTCAGAAGAG aTCAGGAATTCAGTCAAACTAAAGAGAATTATGCATACAATACTTTCTTTAGGAAATGCTTTGAACCAAGGAACTGCCAGGG GTTCTGCTATTGGATTCAGATTGGATAGCCTTCTTAAACTAACCGAGACACGGGCACGGGACAAAAAGTTGACTCTTATGCATTATCTTTGTAAG GTGCTAGTTGACAAACTGCCGGAAGTCCTAGACTTCTCCAACGATCTTTCTGACCTAGAGCCAGCAGCAAAG ATCCAATTGAAGTTTTTGGCTGAGGAGATGCAAGCTATAAACAAAGGATTAGAAAAAGTAATACAGGAACTCTCAACTGCTGAAAGTGATGGGCCTATATCAGAAACTTTCTGCAAG AAACTGAAAGAGTTCCTCGGTTCTGCTGAAGCTGAAGTCCGCTCACTGGCTTCACTATATTCAACCGTG GGTAGGAACGTGGATGCATTGATTCTCTATTTTGGTGAAGATCCATCTCGTTGCCCATTTGAGCAAG TCGCGTCAACTTTGCTCAACTTTACCAGGATGTTCAACAAAGCCCATGAAGAAAACTGCAAGCAGCTAGAACTTGAAATGAAGAAAactgaaaatgagaaaaagaaatgtgAATCAGAAAGGATTTTACCTACACCTATCCCGACTG GACAAAACCAGGTCTGGTGTATAGTGTTTTTGAGGAGCATGTATAGTGAGTGGGCACAAGTAGTAGTAGCTGACATTGATAACCAAAACGAAGAGGACTGCGTTGCAGTGCAATGTTAG
- the LOC108329436 gene encoding formin-like protein 13 isoform X3, which translates to MLRKLFFRKPPDGLLEICERVHVFDCCFTTDAWKEGNYNYKEYMDGIVGQLKENSPDASILIFNFREEGTESQMASIMSEHDITIMDYPLHYQGVPVLKMELIHHFLRSSESWLSLGQNNVLLMHCEPGGWPVLAFILAALLIYRKAYTGEQRTLDMVYRQAPHELLHLLSPLNPIPSQLRYLLYVSRRNVALDWPPLDRALMLDCIILRLFPNFDSEGGCHPVFRVYGQDPFNADKVHKMLYSTPKRGKNVGAFKQGECELIKIDINCHIQGDVVIETINFNGDMERERMMFRIMFNTAFVRSNILMLNRDEIDILWDAKDHFPNDFRVEILFSEMDAAIVVADRTSCFEEKDGLPMEAFAKVQEIFSHVDWMNPKADVALNALQLISDSTMNDSLDEKDPRTPQGNLNEEVRSSFSTKTPPVTDMSRKEDNTNKFEGIPQQPGTPNNICQESARSSKRTSESNKCPTRPTNLDIKQQAPHPAVSSTDTSFSPRTPPLRPQSTSAKEAHDSPRQTESPPSYYVVPLQSKHQSQDRSHSSISIPTPDTQLSPTFHSKSLADTISCPSASTITSTQSSPSLSSKNVDEIPPIKTRIESSPSRPPTPPPPPTPPLNDYRRVRATPPPPPPPPPIPPKKELHVKAGPHPSPLSHMNVEPQVRDGPSPPLSLKEEQPTRFKPPCLSGQVAGFTIVPPPPPPPPPLSSEVLYSNCTNSSLQKSIAPSPPPGAPAPPPPPGAPAPPPPPGAPAPPPPPGAPAPPPPPGAPAPSSPPGAPAPPPPPGAPAPPPPPGAPAPPPPPGAPAAPPPPMPFGKGGLKSGSPFPGSHSVNARSSSPTNLKGVLSRTINSKNNAKRLKPLHWLKLSRAVQGSLWAETPKSGEASKAPEIDMSELENLFSAAVPTSGIAKKSNVQSSAGPKSEKVQLIEHRRAYNCEIMLSQVKVPLHDLMTSVLALEDSALDSDQVENLIKFCPTKEEMELLKGYNGEREKLGRCEQFLMELMKVPRVESKLRVFSFKIQFRSQVSDLRKSLVIVNAASEEIRNSVKLKRIMHTILSLGNALNQGTAREVPGVRE; encoded by the exons ATGCTCCGCAAATTGTTCTTCCGCAAGCCTCCAGATGGCCTCCTCGAGATCTGCGAGAGAGTTCACG TTTTTGATTGCTGCTTCACCACGGATGCATGGAAAGAAGGGAATTACAATTACAAAGAATACATGGACGGGATAGTTGGTCAACTTAAGGAGAACTCGCCTGATGCTTCgattcttattttcaattttcgcGAGGAAGGTACCGAGAGTCAGATGGCAAGTATAATGTCTGAGCATGACATTACTATCATGGACTATCCTTTGCACTACCAAGGTGTTCCCGTGCTAAAAATGGAGCTCATCCACCACTTTCTGAGGTCTAGTGAAAGCTGGCTCTCGCTTGGGCAAAATAATGTGTTGCTGATGCATTGTGAACCTGGTGGTTGGCCTGTTTTGGCTTTCATTTTGGCTGCATTGTTGATTTATAGAAAGGCTTATACTGGGGAGCAGAGGACTCTCGATATGGTTTACAGGCAGGCTCCTCACGAGCTTTTGCATTTGTTGTCACCGTTGAATCCTATCCCTTCCCAACTGAGGTATCTGCTGTATGTTTCCAGGAGGAATGTGGCCTTAGATTGGCCTCCTCTGGACAGGGCACTTATGTTGGACTGCATCATTCTCAGACTCTTCCCAAACTTTGACAGTGAAGGTGGTTGCCATCCCGTGTTTAGAGTTTATGGACAAGATCCCTTTAATGCTGATAAAGTTCACAAAATGTTGTACTCAACGCCGAAAAGAGGCAAAAATGTTGGGGCCTTTAAGCAG GGAGAGTGTGAacttattaaaattgatatcaattgccATATTCAAGGTGACGTTGTCATTGAGACTATTAACTTTAATGGTGACATGGAGCGTGAAAGGATGATGTTTCGAATCATGTTTAACACAGCCTTTGTTAGATCTAATATTTTGATGCTTAACCGGGATGAAATTGACATTTTATGGGATGCTAAAGATCACTTTCCAAACGATTTTAGAGTTGAG ATCCTTTTCTCAGAGATGGATGCTGCAATAGTTGTTGCCGATAGGACCTCATGCTTTGAGGAGAAGGATGGACTACCAATGGAAGCATTTGCCAAGGTTCAAGAGATCTTTAGCCATGTAGACTGGATGAACCCCAAGGCAGATGTTGCCTTAAATGCTCTCCAACTTATAAGTGATTCAACTATGAATGATAGCTTAGATGAAAAAGATCCTAGAACGCCCCAAGGGAATTTGAATGAAGAGGTACGGTCTTCATTCTCAACCAAGACACCCCCAGTTACTGATATGAGTAGAAAAGAGGACAATACCAACAAGTTCGAGGGTATTCCGCAGCAACCTGGTACACCTAACAATATTTGTCAAGAGTCAGCCAGATCTTCTAAAAGGACCTCGGAATCCAATAAATGTCCAACAAGACCTACAAATCTTGACATAAAACAGCAAGCACCTCATCCTGCCGTATCTTCTACCGATACTTCTTTTTCCCCTCGAACACCTCCTTTGAGGCCTCAATCCACTAGTGCTAAAGAAGCTCATGATTCTCCTCGCCAAACAGAATCGCCCCCTTCTTATTATGTTGTGCCTTTGCAATCAAAACACCAATCACAAGACAGAAGTCATTCATCTATTTCTATCCCTACACCTGACACCCAATTGTCACCTACTTTTCATAGCAAGTCACTGGCTGACACCATTTCCTGTCCTTCAGCTTCAACAATTACTTCAACCCAATCATCTCCTTCACTTTCTTCCAAAAATGTGGATGAGATTCCTCCTATTAAAACAAGAATAGAGTCTTCCCCTTCACGACCTCCAACTCCGCCTCCTCCACCCACTCCTCCATTAAATGATTATAGACGAGTTCGAGCTACAccacctcctccaccaccacctcctcctATTCCTCCAAAGAAAGAACTACATGTTAAAGCTGGACCCCATCCTTCTCCTCTATCACATATGAATGTGGAGCCACAGGTTAGAGATGGACCCTCTCCTCCCCTTTCTCTAAAAGAGGAGCAACCTACTAGGTTTAAACCTCCTTGTCTCTCTGGGCAAGTTGCAGGTTTTACTATAGTAccacctccacctccacctccacctccacTTTCAAGTGAAGTACTTTACTCAAATTGCACTAATTCATCATTGCAAAAATCTATAGCTCCTTCCCCTCCTCCTGGGGCACCTGCCCCTCCCCCTCCTCCCGGGGCACCTGCCCCTCCCCCTCCTCCCGGGGCACCTGCCCCTCCCCCTCCTCCCGGGGCACCTGCCCCTCCCCCTCCTCCTGGGGCACCTGCCCCTTCCTCTCCTCCTGGGGCACCTGCTCCTCCCCCTCCTCCTGGGGCGCCTGCTCCTCCCCCTCCTCCTGGTGCACCTGCTCCTCCACCTCCACCTGGAGCACCTGCTGCTCCACCTCCTCCAATGCCCTTTGGTAAAGGAGGTCTGAAATCAGGCAGTCCTTTTCCAGGATCTCATTCTGTGAACGCTCGATCTAGTTCACCAACTAACTTGAAGGGAGTTTTATCGCGAACAATTAACTCAAAGAATAACGCAAAAAGGTTGAAGCCTTTGCATTGGTTGAAACTATCTAGAGCAGTGCAAGGAAGTTTGTGGGCAGAGACACCGAAGTCTGGTGAAGCTTCCAA GGCCCCAGAGATTGATATGTCAGAGCTTGAGAATCTCTTCTCAGCAGCAGTCCCAACTTCAGGTATTGCCAAAAAGTCAAATGTCCAAAGCTCAGCTGGGCCTAAATCTGAAAAAGTGCAACTG ATTGAGCATAGGCGAGCATATAACTGTGAAATCATGCTTTCCCAAGTGAAAGTTCCGTTGCACGATTTAATG ACCTCAGTACTAGCACTGGAAGATTCAGCACTGGACTCTGATCAGGTTGAGAACCTCATAAAGTTCTGTCCAACAAAAGAGGAAATGGAATTACTCAAG GGTTATAACGGGGAAAGGGAGAAGTTAGGAAGATGTGAACAG TTCTTAATGGAATTGATGAAAGTACCACGAGTGGAATCCAAGCTCAGAGTTTTTTCATTCAAGATTCAATTTCGCTCTCAG GTTTCTGACCTAAGAAAGAGCCTGGTTATTGTGAATGCTGCTTCAGAAGAG aTCAGGAATTCAGTCAAACTAAAGAGAATTATGCATACAATACTTTCTTTAGGAAATGCTTTGAACCAAGGAACTGCCAGGG AGGTACCTGGAGTCAGAGAATGA